Proteins encoded by one window of Desulfovibrio ferrophilus:
- a CDS encoding 4Fe-4S binding protein yields the protein MTNSTIAGLSLDANNEELTTKAFTELRKIKSVTLATVHNGNPAARIIDLMLAEDNRLSFLTGRGKAFYHQLKNNPSLAIVGMGSDYIMYRVSGKIRFTDSRDELDRLFLANPVMNDLYPGEKRYILETFVMENGTGEIFDLSQTPPRRRRFSFGKATITAPMFAVNDNCIACGQCAEVCPVGAVTLNETLFKIDHTQCLECGACYEICPSEAITNQQSSDIQATRDVPKGPRALLSPRTPDPLQN from the coding sequence ATGACCAACTCAACCATTGCCGGACTGTCTCTCGACGCCAACAATGAAGAACTCACAACCAAGGCCTTCACGGAACTACGCAAAATCAAATCCGTCACCTTGGCAACTGTGCATAATGGCAATCCTGCAGCACGCATCATTGATCTCATGCTGGCAGAAGACAATCGCCTGTCTTTTCTCACCGGACGTGGCAAGGCCTTCTATCACCAGCTGAAAAACAATCCCAGTCTGGCTATCGTTGGTATGGGCTCCGACTACATCATGTACCGTGTCAGCGGAAAGATTCGCTTCACAGACAGCCGTGATGAACTGGATCGTTTGTTTCTTGCCAACCCAGTGATGAACGATCTCTATCCTGGTGAAAAACGGTATATTCTTGAAACCTTTGTCATGGAAAATGGAACAGGAGAAATTTTTGACCTCTCGCAGACACCACCGCGTCGACGCCGATTCTCATTTGGCAAGGCAACAATCACCGCGCCCATGTTCGCGGTTAACGACAACTGCATTGCATGCGGTCAATGTGCTGAAGTTTGTCCGGTCGGAGCTGTTACCCTGAATGAGACACTGTTCAAAATTGACCATACCCAATGCCTTGAATGCGGAGCCTGCTATGAAATATGCCCCAGCGAAGCGATAACCAATCAGCAGTCATCTGATATCCAAGCAACGCGCGATGTGCCTAAAGGACCTCGCGCATTGCTTTCACCCAGGACACCAGATCCATTACAGAACTAG
- a CDS encoding MarR family winged helix-turn-helix transcriptional regulator, with protein MFNKRTASALSRISRIRSQANAIIEAELSARGMSGLVPAHGSVLACLYANQGPVPMKSIVEFTGRAKSTVTVMIRTLEKHGYISRVRSTDDGRVTLVALAPRGVEIQKDFDEISTQLLSTFYGIMPAEQRALLIDLLEQVESNFTN; from the coding sequence ATGTTCAACAAACGAACCGCTTCTGCCCTATCACGAATCTCCCGAATTCGTTCCCAGGCCAATGCCATTATCGAAGCAGAGCTTTCTGCACGAGGCATGTCAGGCCTTGTGCCAGCTCACGGGTCCGTCCTCGCTTGCCTGTATGCCAACCAAGGACCGGTGCCCATGAAATCGATCGTTGAATTCACGGGACGGGCAAAATCCACCGTAACGGTGATGATACGTACTCTGGAGAAACACGGCTACATCTCAAGGGTTCGCAGCACCGATGACGGACGAGTCACTCTTGTTGCCCTTGCGCCTCGGGGAGTAGAGATACAGAAAGATTTCGATGAAATATCAACGCAATTGCTCTCCACTTTCTACGGAATCATGCCAGCCGAACAGCGCGCACTACTCATCGATCTGCTTGAGCAAGTAGAGTCAAATTTCACGAACTGA
- a CDS encoding HD-GYP domain-containing protein translates to MRLDVNDIRPDSFHQFPTNHIIANTRADFAIYLRQDDQFVLYTRKGESFSPEHRKKLESQGVDQVYIPLHQKRAYDEYLRRNLGQLLDDESITVAERAKAWSTTTQDMARGFFEQNLPKTTLRIRYKRFEDVVSQSTRFFQEPRALKELSKFITKSGKGYGHGVGTMVYTGCILHTFEPDDLLMTACCLGAILHDIGKTRLPSNLLDKAPNTLTDAERTMFISHPAIGVQLSASIPLVPEAIHCVLFHHEREDGRGFPSGAMADDIPFYAKAVSLANHYDNLTRGTAYRPPLHPFEALKHIRDDQGAHDPQLFKRLIQILAEAKIA, encoded by the coding sequence ATGAGACTCGACGTGAACGACATTCGGCCTGATTCATTTCATCAGTTCCCCACAAACCACATCATCGCCAATACCCGGGCCGATTTCGCCATCTATCTCAGGCAGGATGACCAGTTTGTGCTCTATACCAGGAAGGGCGAAAGTTTCAGCCCTGAACACCGCAAAAAGCTGGAAAGCCAAGGTGTGGATCAGGTCTATATCCCACTGCATCAGAAAAGAGCCTACGACGAATATCTACGCAGGAATCTAGGGCAACTGCTTGACGATGAGAGTATTACGGTAGCGGAAAGAGCCAAGGCGTGGAGCACCACAACTCAAGACATGGCACGCGGCTTTTTTGAGCAGAACCTGCCCAAGACCACACTGCGAATCAGGTACAAAAGATTCGAGGATGTCGTCTCCCAGAGCACCAGATTCTTTCAGGAACCAAGAGCTCTGAAGGAACTCTCCAAATTCATCACTAAAAGCGGCAAGGGGTACGGACATGGTGTCGGAACCATGGTCTACACGGGTTGCATACTCCATACCTTCGAACCCGATGACCTGCTGATGACGGCCTGCTGCCTGGGAGCGATCCTGCACGATATTGGCAAAACGAGGCTCCCTTCGAACCTGCTGGACAAGGCCCCGAACACCCTCACAGATGCAGAGCGGACAATGTTCATCTCGCATCCGGCCATTGGAGTTCAACTCTCGGCATCCATTCCACTGGTCCCGGAGGCCATTCACTGCGTGCTATTCCATCACGAACGCGAGGACGGTCGTGGGTTCCCCTCCGGTGCCATGGCGGATGACATCCCTTTCTATGCCAAGGCCGTCTCTCTTGCGAATCACTATGACAACCTGACAAGGGGCACTGCGTATCGTCCTCCACTGCACCCCTTTGAGGCACTGAAGCATATCCGTGACGATCAGGGTGCGCACGACCCCCAATTATTCAAACGACTCATCCAAATCCTTGCTGAAGCCAAAATTGCCTAG
- a CDS encoding FMN-dependent NADH-azoreductase, whose translation MSRLLYIKASPREERSHSIAVADAFSEAWKEANAGGEVVIKNIFEEDLPPFDGFRVQAKYNIMHGKEHSAEQKQAWEEIEKLIAEFKSFDRFVFAVPMWNFSIPYRLKQYIDLIVQPGYTFGMNETGYFGMVEGAKALTVYASGGEYQEGNPLETFNFQSTYLRSVLGFMGITDVIEIEPRGTLMDSREANREQALGEAREIAKTF comes from the coding sequence ATGAGCCGATTGTTGTATATCAAGGCTTCTCCTCGAGAGGAGCGCTCGCATTCCATTGCCGTGGCCGATGCCTTTTCGGAAGCCTGGAAGGAGGCTAATGCTGGAGGCGAGGTGGTCATCAAGAATATTTTTGAGGAGGATCTTCCTCCTTTTGATGGCTTCAGGGTCCAGGCCAAGTACAATATCATGCACGGCAAGGAACATTCAGCCGAGCAGAAGCAGGCCTGGGAGGAGATTGAGAAGCTGATTGCAGAGTTCAAGTCCTTTGACCGTTTTGTGTTTGCGGTTCCCATGTGGAATTTCTCCATTCCCTACCGACTCAAGCAATACATCGATCTTATTGTACAACCCGGCTATACATTCGGGATGAACGAGACCGGATATTTCGGGATGGTGGAAGGAGCCAAGGCACTGACCGTCTACGCCAGCGGCGGGGAGTATCAGGAAGGGAATCCATTGGAGACCTTTAACTTCCAATCAACCTACCTGCGTTCGGTCCTCGGGTTTATGGGCATTACCGATGTCATTGAGATCGAACCCCGGGGAACCCTGATGGATTCGCGTGAGGCGAACAGAGAACAGGCGCTGGGTGAGGCTCGGGAGATTGCCAAGACCTTCTAG
- a CDS encoding AMP-binding protein: protein MTDIARPWLDHYDKEASPNVNYEHIPVFEYLDRAAKNYPRRNAIVFRNWKMNYKTLHKTAEIMAANLRHLGIQPGDRVSVMLPNLPQTIIAYWGVLKSGAICVMTNPLYMEKELIHQLGDANCKTMIVLDHLWPKIKAVKDRLPVKKFIVTSISDGLGFPLNKLYKFKAKKNNLFMDVPIDGKHILPWKSMLKGNERISRPPADPRQDTALLQYTGGTTGISKGVVITHSNMTANVQQAHQMLHSLGDRHESFVNVLPFFHIYGLTVGLNLPTSIGATMLPVPRFVPQDLLKVIKKNKPTIFPGAPAVYAALLHQKNIAPKDFKSLDVCVSGSAPIPVETLEQFKKVANCEIVEGYGLTEASPATHFNPLGGVKKFGSIGLPMPDTDCQIVDMDVGQVPMPPGKKGELIIRGPQVMKGYWNRPDETANVLRNGWLYTGDIATMDEEGYFFIVDRKKDLIISSGYNIYPREIDEVLYEHEKIKDAVAVGIRHPSRGEIVKAYVVLHEGYEMTKSEVISFCRQKLAKYKLPRQVEFRDELPKTMVGKVLRRALRAEEEEKIRDKAEKLAARKAAQQAEEAEVNLAAEELQMEKEEASTDVEMETKPQDK, encoded by the coding sequence ATGACCGACATCGCCAGGCCATGGCTGGATCATTACGACAAAGAAGCGTCGCCCAATGTCAACTACGAACACATCCCCGTGTTCGAATACCTTGACCGGGCCGCTAAAAACTATCCAAGGCGCAACGCCATCGTCTTCCGAAACTGGAAGATGAACTACAAGACTCTGCACAAAACAGCCGAGATCATGGCAGCCAACTTGCGACACCTCGGGATCCAACCCGGAGACCGCGTCTCCGTGATGCTGCCCAATCTGCCGCAAACCATCATTGCCTATTGGGGAGTGCTCAAGTCCGGCGCCATCTGCGTCATGACCAACCCCTTGTACATGGAGAAGGAACTGATCCACCAGTTGGGTGATGCCAACTGCAAAACCATGATCGTTCTGGACCACCTCTGGCCCAAGATCAAGGCCGTCAAGGACCGGTTGCCTGTAAAAAAATTCATCGTCACCTCCATCAGTGACGGACTGGGCTTTCCCCTGAACAAGCTCTACAAATTCAAGGCCAAGAAGAACAATCTGTTCATGGATGTGCCCATCGACGGCAAGCACATCCTGCCTTGGAAGAGCATGCTCAAGGGCAACGAACGCATCAGCCGCCCCCCGGCGGACCCGCGCCAGGATACCGCACTGCTGCAATACACCGGTGGCACCACGGGCATCTCCAAGGGCGTTGTCATCACCCACAGCAACATGACCGCCAACGTCCAGCAGGCACATCAGATGCTGCATAGCCTGGGCGATCGCCACGAATCCTTTGTGAACGTTCTGCCGTTCTTTCACATATACGGCCTTACCGTGGGCCTTAATCTACCCACCAGTATCGGCGCGACCATGCTGCCCGTTCCGCGCTTCGTGCCGCAGGACCTGCTGAAGGTCATCAAGAAAAACAAACCCACGATCTTCCCCGGAGCACCGGCGGTGTACGCGGCCCTGCTCCACCAGAAGAATATCGCGCCCAAGGACTTCAAGTCCCTGGACGTGTGCGTCTCCGGGTCCGCCCCCATTCCGGTCGAAACTCTTGAACAATTCAAGAAGGTCGCCAACTGTGAAATCGTGGAAGGCTACGGCCTGACTGAAGCTTCACCAGCCACGCATTTCAACCCCCTGGGCGGAGTCAAGAAATTCGGTTCCATCGGCCTCCCCATGCCGGACACTGACTGTCAGATCGTGGACATGGACGTGGGCCAAGTGCCCATGCCTCCCGGCAAGAAAGGAGAGCTGATCATCCGCGGGCCACAGGTCATGAAGGGCTACTGGAATCGTCCTGACGAAACAGCTAACGTCCTGCGTAACGGCTGGCTCTATACCGGCGATATCGCCACCATGGACGAGGAAGGCTACTTCTTCATCGTGGACCGCAAGAAAGATCTGATCATTTCCAGTGGGTACAATATCTACCCCCGTGAGATCGACGAAGTTCTATACGAGCACGAGAAGATCAAAGATGCCGTGGCTGTCGGTATCCGTCACCCATCCCGCGGTGAAATCGTCAAGGCCTATGTCGTACTCCACGAAGGCTATGAAATGACCAAGAGTGAAGTCATTTCCTTCTGCCGCCAGAAATTGGCCAAGTACAAACTGCCTCGCCAGGTGGAGTTCCGCGACGAACTCCCCAAAACCATGGTCGGCAAGGTCCTCCGCCGAGCACTGCGTGCCGAGGAAGAAGAAAAGATAAGAGATAAGGCGGAGAAACTAGCCGCACGAAAGGCTGCCCAGCAGGCCGAAGAAGCAGAAGTCAACCTGGCAGCCGAAGAGCTCCAGATGGAGAAGGAAGAGGCCTCCACCGACGTGGAGATGGAGACCAAGCCCCAAGACAAATAG
- a CDS encoding STAS domain-containing protein, producing MKIDNEQRGSCTLISVSGRLDVVSAPEFQKACVELAEQGNGQMAVDLGGLEYISSAGLRSVLFLAKKLKGSGGELKFCGLTGMVEEVFRVSGFYSMFTIVPTADDI from the coding sequence ATGAAGATTGATAATGAACAGAGGGGCTCCTGCACACTGATTTCGGTGTCTGGCCGGTTGGATGTAGTCTCGGCTCCTGAATTTCAGAAAGCCTGCGTGGAATTGGCCGAACAGGGCAACGGACAAATGGCCGTTGATCTGGGAGGACTGGAGTACATCAGTTCGGCTGGCCTGCGGAGCGTGCTGTTCCTGGCCAAGAAGCTCAAGGGCTCTGGCGGTGAACTGAAGTTTTGTGGATTGACGGGAATGGTTGAAGAGGTCTTCCGCGTGTCGGGATTCTACTCCATGTTCACCATCGTTCCCACAGCTGACGATATCTAG
- a CDS encoding MMPL family transporter — protein sequence MQRLMRLAYGHPWLALALLVCITALAVPTLRDIRIEASVKGMMTDDPDARRVYLQTIDTYGTDQVTVLYIEDEALFSPDRLLDLEELAFQLEELPGVVRVESIYSVSDFRGEDGSLRSGPLMPWPPDDEQQATEAKQRALSNTMIAGHLVSKDGTATSLNVFVEPDPNDPDYYNKLAASIETLILPLRDRFSKIFQLGNPYFRTAIANTMLQDQARLIPLSALVLVITLLLMTRSISGAILPLLTAGTSVAWTAAFMVQAGIPLNILTIIVPSLIIVIGSTEDIHLLSEYFEGMNITGARDLAIEFMISKMGIVILITALTTFLGFASITVNKIDILRQFGMAAAFGLFVNPLITALLVPVYLRFFGPVKKTPAKADDSDGETKPSAFDSLADRITRLVNAHRTTLIWGIMAGAILIGLMGANVRLDNDILGVFKKSSTVRQRTDQMAEKLPGVQTFFIRITGGHENAFRSPENLKQIAAVQDYIQERGIYDASYSLADTLRHINSEMHQGDPVYHRIPKSADLISQYLLFIHDDDIARYVKSDFSEINILVRHSLSSSDEQRRALDDLVAFMDKTLNPHFNRFFTGESILILKGADSIAEGQAKSIGLLLAIIFLIMSLLFVNFKAGFLSLIPNIFPVLILFGTMGLFNIPLNIGTAMVAAIAIGIAVDDTLHFMIRYNKEMLRLKDQKKAMEVCIHAEIRPVVSTSIALAMGFGVLAFSQFTTIIQFGLLSALVMIAALVGDLLLTGPLMATTKLLTLWDMISLHVDPKIIEQSEFFRELRLWQIKRIILMGRIIEVKTNETIFEEWDDGDSMFLVLQGTVSGLTVDDETGEEVSYFVFGVGDVCDPTTMLDPGPRSFTARAGSETHLVEFSKDDFKRLQWLHPRLSDKIHKNLARILGHQLVIANFMYRQKAGQTAEQTS from the coding sequence ATGCAGAGGCTGATGCGTTTGGCCTATGGTCATCCCTGGCTGGCACTGGCTCTTCTTGTCTGCATCACGGCCCTGGCCGTGCCCACGCTCCGCGATATCCGCATCGAGGCCTCCGTCAAGGGCATGATGACCGACGACCCTGATGCGAGAAGGGTCTACCTGCAGACTATCGACACCTATGGCACCGATCAGGTGACCGTCCTCTATATCGAAGACGAGGCCCTCTTCAGTCCCGACCGCCTGCTGGATCTGGAAGAGTTGGCCTTCCAGCTTGAGGAACTTCCCGGTGTGGTGCGAGTGGAAAGCATTTACTCGGTCTCTGATTTTCGGGGTGAAGACGGTTCATTGCGCTCTGGGCCACTCATGCCCTGGCCTCCAGATGACGAGCAACAAGCAACCGAAGCCAAGCAAAGAGCTCTCTCCAACACGATGATCGCCGGGCACTTGGTTTCCAAAGATGGTACGGCCACTTCACTGAATGTCTTTGTGGAGCCCGACCCGAATGACCCCGATTATTATAATAAACTGGCAGCCAGCATTGAGACCTTGATCCTTCCTCTGAGGGATCGTTTTTCCAAGATTTTCCAGCTGGGCAACCCTTATTTCCGCACAGCCATTGCCAATACCATGCTGCAGGATCAGGCTCGGTTGATCCCGCTATCAGCATTGGTGCTGGTGATTACACTGCTCCTGATGACCCGATCCATCTCCGGAGCAATCCTGCCCCTGCTCACAGCTGGAACCAGTGTGGCATGGACGGCGGCGTTCATGGTTCAGGCGGGCATTCCCCTGAACATTCTGACCATCATCGTCCCCTCACTGATCATCGTCATTGGTTCCACCGAGGACATCCATCTGCTCTCGGAATATTTCGAAGGCATGAATATTACCGGTGCCCGAGATTTGGCCATCGAATTCATGATCTCCAAGATGGGGATCGTCATCCTTATCACGGCGTTGACCACCTTCCTCGGTTTCGCCTCCATTACGGTGAACAAGATAGACATTCTGCGCCAGTTCGGCATGGCTGCAGCTTTCGGGCTATTCGTCAACCCGCTGATCACTGCTCTGCTGGTGCCAGTCTACCTGCGTTTTTTTGGCCCAGTCAAAAAAACACCTGCAAAAGCTGATGACAGCGACGGAGAGACAAAGCCCTCCGCCTTCGACTCCCTGGCAGACAGAATTACCCGTTTAGTCAATGCTCATCGCACAACCCTGATCTGGGGGATCATGGCCGGGGCCATCCTCATCGGGTTGATGGGGGCCAACGTCCGCTTGGACAACGATATTCTTGGGGTCTTCAAAAAGTCATCCACAGTTCGCCAACGAACCGACCAGATGGCCGAAAAACTCCCCGGAGTGCAAACCTTCTTCATCCGTATCACTGGCGGGCACGAAAACGCCTTCCGTTCCCCCGAGAACCTGAAACAAATCGCAGCTGTTCAGGACTATATTCAGGAACGGGGCATCTACGACGCCTCTTACTCGCTTGCCGACACCCTGCGCCACATCAACAGTGAAATGCATCAGGGTGACCCGGTCTACCACAGGATCCCCAAAAGCGCAGACCTCATCTCCCAATACCTGCTCTTCATTCATGATGACGATATCGCCCGCTATGTCAAAAGTGACTTCTCGGAAATCAACATCCTGGTTCGCCACAGTCTGAGCTCATCCGACGAACAGCGAAGGGCTCTGGACGATCTTGTGGCGTTCATGGACAAGACTCTGAACCCGCATTTCAACCGTTTCTTCACTGGCGAGAGCATCCTGATCCTCAAAGGCGCAGACTCCATCGCTGAGGGCCAGGCAAAATCCATCGGGTTGCTCTTGGCCATCATTTTCCTGATCATGAGCCTCTTGTTCGTCAACTTCAAAGCCGGGTTCCTGTCACTTATCCCGAACATCTTCCCCGTGTTAATCCTGTTCGGCACCATGGGCCTGTTCAACATTCCACTGAACATTGGTACGGCCATGGTGGCGGCTATCGCCATCGGCATTGCCGTGGACGACACCCTGCATTTCATGATTCGCTACAACAAAGAAATGCTGCGGCTAAAAGACCAAAAAAAGGCCATGGAAGTATGCATTCACGCAGAGATCCGCCCAGTTGTCTCCACCTCCATCGCTCTGGCCATGGGGTTTGGAGTACTGGCCTTCTCGCAGTTCACCACCATCATCCAATTCGGCCTGCTCTCGGCTCTGGTCATGATTGCGGCACTGGTGGGCGATCTGCTGCTCACGGGGCCGCTGATGGCCACCACAAAACTGCTCACCCTGTGGGATATGATCTCGCTGCATGTGGACCCGAAAATCATCGAGCAGTCCGAGTTCTTCCGTGAACTACGTCTGTGGCAAATCAAACGCATCATTCTCATGGGCCGAATCATCGAGGTGAAGACCAATGAGACCATCTTCGAGGAATGGGATGATGGGGACAGCATGTTCCTTGTGCTTCAGGGCACAGTGAGCGGTCTGACCGTTGACGACGAAACCGGGGAGGAAGTCTCCTATTTCGTATTTGGCGTGGGCGATGTGTGCGACCCCACCACCATGCTCGACCCCGGCCCTCGGTCTTTTACAGCCAGAGCCGGTTCGGAAACCCATCTGGTGGAATTTTCCAAAGATGACTTCAAACGACTCCAGTGGCTGCATCCACGCTTGTCGGACAAAATCCACAAGAACCTGGCACGCATCCTTGGACATCAATTGGTTATCGCCAACTTCATGTACCGGCAAAAGGCCGGTCAAACAGCGGAGCAGACATCATGA
- a CDS encoding outer membrane lipoprotein-sorting protein, producing MYILRIATLILASLFLCPTAFAEDLTARQIMERQKELHEAPSEKASLIMILVDRKGTKKKRTVRSFKKTLDNGLSRSLMIFTEPADLEGTSILSVETEPGKGSQWLFLPATKSMQRISSSSKTDYFMGTDLTYEDMESDDLDNFEMALTGSETLDNQDCWVIEVTPASDEKRKASGYSKRVFYIRKDIVFTVKTEFFDRRGRELKIQTNHDLENIRGDMWMAKKTLIDNKRARHKTLVGLAALDVDAKLDDDIFTERFVSSGRRPQ from the coding sequence ATGTATATTCTTCGTATTGCGACACTCATCCTCGCCAGCCTCTTCCTCTGCCCGACGGCTTTTGCCGAAGACCTCACTGCCCGCCAAATCATGGAGCGTCAAAAGGAGCTCCATGAGGCCCCGAGCGAAAAAGCCTCGTTGATCATGATCCTGGTGGACCGCAAAGGCACCAAAAAGAAGAGGACCGTCAGGAGTTTCAAGAAGACTCTGGACAACGGTCTGTCCCGATCGCTGATGATCTTCACCGAACCTGCCGACCTCGAAGGCACGAGTATTCTGTCCGTGGAGACTGAACCTGGCAAGGGTTCGCAGTGGCTTTTCCTGCCTGCCACAAAATCCATGCAGCGCATTTCGTCCAGCTCCAAGACGGACTACTTCATGGGCACCGACCTGACCTACGAGGATATGGAATCCGACGACCTGGACAACTTCGAAATGGCCCTGACCGGTTCTGAAACATTGGATAATCAGGATTGCTGGGTCATTGAAGTTACCCCTGCCAGCGATGAAAAACGTAAGGCCAGCGGCTACTCCAAGCGGGTCTTCTACATTCGCAAGGATATTGTCTTTACCGTCAAAACCGAATTCTTCGATCGGCGTGGTCGTGAACTCAAGATCCAGACCAACCACGACCTCGAAAATATCCGAGGTGACATGTGGATGGCCAAGAAAACCCTCATCGACAACAAGCGCGCTCGTCACAAGACACTGGTCGGCCTGGCCGCCCTGGATGTTGACGCGAAACTGGACGACGACATTTTCACCGAGCGCTTTGTTTCTTCCGGGCGTCGGCCTCAGTAG
- a CDS encoding zinc ribbon domain-containing protein YjdM, with the protein MDVKDSNGNVLSDGDSVTLVKDLKVKGTSTTLKRGTMVKNIRLTSKDGEVDCKIGKTQIVLKTCFLKKA; encoded by the coding sequence ATGGACGTGAAAGATAGCAACGGCAATGTACTGAGCGATGGTGATTCCGTGACTCTGGTCAAAGACCTTAAGGTGAAGGGGACCTCCACGACCCTTAAAAGAGGCACCATGGTCAAGAATATTCGTCTTACTTCCAAGGATGGCGAGGTTGATTGCAAAATTGGTAAGACGCAGATCGTGCTCAAGACTTGCTTTTTGAAAAAGGCATAG